A region of the Fulvia fulva chromosome 7, complete sequence genome:
GCTGGCGATGCCGCGGAGGTCTATGAGCTTGGGTGTCCAGGCGCCGGTGGCGAGGACTGTGAGGTCTGCTGTGAGAGTCTTGCCGTTGGTGAGTTTGACGCCTTTGACTTCGTCGTTGGAGAAGATCAGGTGCTTGACTTCTGCTGTAACGAAGTGCACTCGgtcgagcttctcgatcTTCTTGCGCATGTACTTGATACCGTTCTCGGCATGTGCCCAGCCAGAAGTCCAGTTCACGTAGCCTGCGCGACCAACCAGGCCACCAGTAGCACCCATGATCTTACGTGCTCCAGCTTCATCATCGAAAACTTCAATTTCACCACCTTGCTCTCGCTTTCCGAGCTTCAGACCCAACGATTCTGTGACATTGCGAAGTGCACCTTTGAGGAAGTTCTCTGCGCCGTCCGTAGCAGGATCGTCCTTGGCGATCAAGCAAAGACCACTTTCACTGTATCGAGCTTCAGCGCCCCATTCGCCTCTCCAGGCTGGCATAGCTTCTGTCATGAGTTGAGCATATGGGAGATCTTCATAGTCGGCTCTGATGATGCGAGAAGAATCGATTGAGGCGCCATCTTGGGCTGGGAACTCGGTCCTTTCCAGGACTGTGATCTTGCTGTTTCTGAACTCGGGTCTTTGCGCCAGACCATATGCTGTTCCAAGACCAAATACCCCAGCGCCAACGATGAGAACGGATTCCGGTGCGGCCATGGTGGTTGTGGTGGTGAGCTTGCTGTGGTCAATGTTGCCCAACCAGCACACCTACCAATACGATGATATGTACAAGAAACAGCAATCGCCTACCAAAGACGTCAATGTCAACAGAGGCAACACACAGGGCGCGTCAGGATTTCCTACTGTCGGTTCGAGACGGCGGTCGTGCACTGTGCGAGCAAGGATGCGGACGGTGGACACGGTGGACTTGGTGGATTTTGTCGGGAGACAAGCCCGATGTCGTCTGGTGTTGTAGCTGTAGTCGAGAGCTCGAGGGACAGCTCCATCAACGACATCCTCCCCCCATCAAGCAGGTCATCCCGCTGTGACAGATGCAGCGGGGACCTGGACTACGCCATGTAGCCAGTCTGTTGCAGACGG
Encoded here:
- a CDS encoding Amino acid oxidase imqH, with protein sequence MAAPESVLIVGAGVFGLGTAYGLAQRPEFRNSKITVLERTEFPAQDGASIDSSRIIRADYEDLPYAQLMTEAMPAWRGEWGAEARYSESGLCLIAKDDPATDGAENFLKGALRNVTESLGLKLGKREQGGEIEVFDDEAGARKIMGATGGLVGRAGYVNWTSGWAHAENGIKYMRKKIEKLDRVHFVTAEVKHLIFSNDEVKGVKLTNGKTLTADLTVLATGAWTPKLIDLRGIASATGQILAYCDISKEEEERLSAPGQPVILCESDGLFIIPPRDRVLKVARHGYGYANPVKIPHPEKPESGETITVSLPKTKLDDPDMDIPPEGFTVLRAFLRKCIPSLGERPFTYSRICWYTDTPEGDWLITYHPKYKNLFVATGGSGHAYKFLPTIGERIVDVIQQKDRDELGATLRGRWSWPKRRLHDHVWTNDWRGEGVKGMILEEEYKKGGNKVDRVQALVSKL